The following coding sequences lie in one Stenotrophomonas rhizophila genomic window:
- a CDS encoding ATP-binding protein — translation MAGQPCDHPPQAGGDAWQFGSLVISELQRRIEVRGSPVRIGPRSFELLMLLVKHAGEFVGNRHLLSAVWAGVVVEDASVRVHISLIRKALGAPLPSDGCLEWISNVPLRGYRFNGQLTSRRSSTSVTSQTANHPALTLLPSRLTTLVGRQATVDEVASLMQVNRLVTIVGPGGIGKTSIAVCVAVRLQAELGIPAAFADFSPLVSPEHVPDAVARALGVPAGASDAIDAIHSNLVGRPVLLVADNCEHVLGPLAATVDRLLSRLPGLRVLATSRESLQLPGERLIRLLGLDLPAGRSTSLEQLSRSPAAELLLARAKAAGAADFNEGDTEALAAITRQLQGVPLAIELVAAQLGKQPARDLALRLQDHARLLSIGRRGAFDRQRSLAAALDWSMALLDEKEAQLLRALSAFRGRFDMEAALAICMGKIEPDDALDALSSLVDKSLVMFDPSSQVAPYRLLDTTRAYAASHATRVGEEPMLLQRHAAHMLDAMRAATAELPLIEEAQWGERHVHRLDDVRFALRNSLADSGDLQVAAALVAASSPLWFHASLLAEYRDGVAATLAAMESRRADDAMATASLSTALLVAMLHTDALSPSLDGLWLKAISAARQAEAPVFQLQALWGRCTYEMFRGEYPLALRHADELMQVIMPWGDAAALNLAHRTCAMANHFSGRLAISSAHSHASLLIGEHAPRTPTNMVGVDPIVAANAMLSRTQWLQGDLAQALETAIGMVERARQSKHSLSLCAALFGACPVALWSGQKELAGEWIELMRKEATRRGLGGWLRFPEWYHDGWRLLFEDAAEHRRKVRELLPGFEVPRQEMLATFSVDWVAPSLMARVLAGESAWCAAEVWRGEARRHAREGNLGEAEACLNQAMAVALEQGAAAWHWRASYDLARLLIRRGEHRQASSVVRKVLANWPRTDSAPLLKRIERLASALFRRIES, via the coding sequence ATGGCAGGCCAGCCTTGCGATCACCCGCCGCAGGCTGGTGGTGATGCTTGGCAGTTTGGTTCGCTTGTGATCTCTGAATTGCAGCGTCGGATAGAAGTGCGCGGAAGCCCGGTAAGGATCGGTCCGCGATCCTTTGAACTGCTCATGCTGCTGGTGAAGCACGCCGGGGAGTTCGTGGGCAACCGCCACCTGCTCTCAGCCGTCTGGGCGGGCGTCGTGGTCGAGGACGCAAGCGTCCGCGTCCATATCTCGCTGATACGCAAGGCGCTCGGCGCGCCACTGCCGAGCGACGGATGCCTAGAGTGGATAAGCAACGTACCGCTGCGCGGCTACCGTTTCAACGGCCAGCTGACCAGCAGGAGAAGCAGTACGAGTGTCACCAGTCAAACCGCCAACCACCCAGCACTTACCTTACTGCCGTCAAGGCTGACTACACTGGTGGGCCGGCAGGCTACAGTGGATGAGGTCGCCTCACTGATGCAGGTAAACCGTCTGGTGACCATCGTCGGCCCGGGCGGAATAGGCAAAACCAGCATTGCGGTGTGTGTGGCCGTCCGGCTGCAGGCCGAGTTGGGAATTCCAGCTGCGTTCGCGGACTTTTCTCCACTGGTGTCACCAGAACACGTTCCGGACGCAGTTGCACGGGCACTTGGAGTGCCTGCGGGTGCGTCCGATGCCATTGATGCAATCCACAGCAACCTCGTGGGCCGGCCGGTGCTGTTGGTGGCGGATAACTGTGAGCATGTCCTGGGCCCGCTGGCGGCAACGGTTGATCGGTTGCTGTCCAGGCTTCCCGGATTGCGCGTGCTGGCTACCAGCCGCGAATCCCTGCAGTTGCCCGGTGAACGGCTCATCAGACTTCTGGGGCTAGATCTGCCGGCTGGCAGGTCGACCTCGTTGGAGCAGCTTTCCCGGTCGCCAGCTGCTGAACTTTTGTTGGCCCGTGCCAAGGCTGCAGGTGCAGCAGACTTCAACGAAGGCGATACCGAAGCGCTGGCTGCCATCACACGTCAACTGCAGGGCGTACCACTGGCCATAGAGCTGGTTGCGGCACAATTGGGGAAGCAGCCTGCGCGGGATCTGGCATTGCGCCTCCAGGACCACGCTCGGTTGCTCTCGATAGGGCGTCGCGGTGCGTTTGATCGCCAGCGGAGTCTTGCTGCTGCACTGGACTGGAGCATGGCGCTACTTGATGAAAAGGAGGCGCAGCTGCTGCGCGCCTTGTCGGCGTTCCGGGGGCGCTTCGATATGGAGGCGGCGCTAGCGATCTGCATGGGAAAGATCGAACCTGACGACGCACTGGATGCGCTCTCATCGCTCGTCGACAAATCGCTGGTGATGTTCGATCCCAGCTCTCAGGTGGCGCCGTATCGGCTGCTGGACACTACTCGGGCCTATGCGGCGTCCCATGCTACCCGCGTCGGCGAAGAGCCCATGCTCCTGCAACGTCATGCCGCCCATATGCTTGATGCCATGCGTGCAGCGACGGCTGAACTTCCGCTGATCGAGGAGGCGCAGTGGGGCGAACGTCACGTGCACAGGCTCGACGATGTCCGATTCGCCTTGCGCAACAGCCTAGCCGATTCAGGCGACCTGCAAGTGGCGGCCGCACTGGTGGCTGCGTCTTCGCCCCTCTGGTTTCATGCTTCGCTGCTCGCTGAATACCGCGATGGCGTCGCCGCGACCCTGGCCGCCATGGAGTCACGGCGCGCTGATGACGCCATGGCCACCGCCTCCCTCTCGACCGCGCTGCTGGTCGCAATGCTCCATACCGATGCACTCAGCCCATCGCTGGATGGGCTTTGGCTCAAGGCGATTTCGGCGGCACGCCAGGCCGAGGCCCCTGTGTTCCAGTTGCAGGCGCTGTGGGGCCGGTGTACCTACGAAATGTTCCGCGGCGAATACCCACTCGCGCTCCGGCATGCGGATGAACTGATGCAAGTAATTATGCCTTGGGGGGATGCTGCGGCATTGAACCTTGCGCATCGCACGTGCGCGATGGCCAATCACTTCTCTGGGCGGCTGGCGATTTCTTCGGCACATTCCCACGCCTCATTGCTAATAGGCGAGCACGCGCCGCGCACACCGACGAACATGGTGGGCGTGGATCCGATTGTCGCCGCGAATGCAATGCTGTCGCGGACCCAATGGTTGCAGGGAGACCTCGCTCAAGCCCTAGAAACTGCAATCGGCATGGTGGAACGTGCGCGACAGAGTAAGCATTCCCTTTCATTGTGCGCGGCACTATTTGGAGCATGTCCGGTCGCATTATGGTCCGGCCAGAAGGAATTAGCCGGTGAATGGATCGAGCTGATGCGCAAGGAAGCAACGCGACGCGGACTAGGGGGCTGGCTGCGCTTCCCTGAGTGGTACCACGATGGGTGGCGACTGTTGTTCGAGGATGCTGCAGAGCATAGACGCAAGGTGCGCGAGCTGCTGCCCGGCTTCGAGGTGCCAAGGCAGGAAATGCTTGCCACCTTCAGTGTCGACTGGGTGGCACCGTCGCTGATGGCCAGGGTGCTGGCGGGGGAGTCCGCGTGGTGCGCCGCAGAGGTCTGGCGCGGCGAGGCCAGGCGACACGCACGCGAGGGGAACCTGGGAGAGGCCGAAGCATGTCTGAATCAGGCCATGGCGGTCGCATTGGAACAGGGTGCTGCGGCATGGCACTGGCGCGCTTCCTACGATTTGGCCCGTCTGCTCATCAGGCGGGGCGAGCATCGGCAGGCGTCCAGCGTGGTCCGCAAGGTACTCGCCAACTGGCCCCGGACCGATAGCGCGCCCCTGTTGAAGCGTATTGAAAGACTCGCCAGTGCGCTGTTCCGGCGTATCGAGAGCTAG
- a CDS encoding MBL fold metallo-hydrolase, which translates to MFSLDTTENPSATALDELVPSRYALKVGDIDVLVVSDGVLPLPTQMLGHNVSQAERAVWFDDMYLPQDAFDWSLNVMVVRSADRVILIDAGLGMDPDLQLPRAGQLIRRLGAAGINLEEITDVVITHMHMDHIGGLLVDGVKEQLRPDLRIHVAASEVEFWKSPDFTRTSMPPGFPDALRATAKHFWAEYGSSMRLFEEHHEVAPGVTVRRTGGHTPGHSIVRLDSNGSALTFAGDAVFAVSFDQPNWYNGFEHDPEEAARVRLDLLNDLAGTGEMLVATHLPFPSIGRVSAEGGAFRWVPAFWDF; encoded by the coding sequence ATGTTCAGCCTAGACACTACTGAAAACCCATCCGCCACCGCGCTCGACGAGCTGGTGCCATCACGCTACGCACTCAAGGTCGGTGACATCGACGTGCTGGTTGTAAGCGACGGTGTGCTTCCTCTTCCTACCCAGATGCTTGGTCACAACGTCAGCCAAGCCGAACGCGCCGTCTGGTTTGACGACATGTATCTGCCACAAGATGCGTTCGACTGGTCATTGAACGTAATGGTGGTCCGTAGTGCGGACCGGGTCATCCTCATCGATGCCGGCCTCGGCATGGACCCCGATCTGCAGTTGCCGCGTGCGGGCCAGCTGATCCGCCGCCTGGGCGCTGCCGGGATCAACTTGGAGGAGATCACCGACGTAGTAATTACACACATGCACATGGACCATATCGGCGGTCTGCTCGTCGACGGTGTCAAAGAGCAGCTGCGTCCTGACCTTCGCATCCACGTTGCAGCATCGGAAGTAGAGTTCTGGAAGTCGCCGGATTTCACCCGCACCAGCATGCCACCGGGCTTCCCGGACGCGCTGCGGGCAACCGCAAAGCACTTCTGGGCCGAGTACGGCAGCTCGATGCGGTTGTTTGAGGAGCATCATGAGGTCGCGCCGGGCGTGACCGTCCGCCGCACCGGTGGCCATACCCCTGGTCACAGCATTGTGCGACTGGACTCCAATGGCAGCGCTCTGACCTTTGCCGGCGATGCAGTGTTTGCGGTCAGCTTCGACCAACCCAACTGGTACAACGGCTTCGAGCATGACCCGGAGGAGGCGGCGCGCGTACGTCTGGACCTGCTCAACGACCTGGCAGGGACCGGTGAAATGCTTGTGGCAACGCATTTGCCATTCCCGTCGATCGGACGGGTCTCCGCGGAAGGCGGCGCCTTCCGTTGGGTGCCCGCGTTCTGGGACTTCTGA
- a CDS encoding alpha/beta fold hydrolase encodes MNMITRTLAATTLALAVQAGTSAQAAEPPHVAAISPARTASTITTSDGVQLYYKDWGPKNGPVVTFSHGWPLDSDSWDAQMMFLASHGYRVVAHDRRGHGRSSQPWDGNDMDHYADDLATVVNTLDLKDVTMVGFSTGGGEVARYVGRHGTGRVRKIVLISSVTPFMLKTADNEGGVPIEVFDGMRNGQLENRSQLFKDVPSGPFYGYNRPGAKPNQALIDSWWAQGMLGGSKSTYDSVAAFSATDFRGDLKKIDVPTLVIHGDDDQVVPINVGGRMSAQLIKGAKLIVYPGAPHGLTATHQDRVNQDLLAFLLQH; translated from the coding sequence ATGAACATGATTACCCGTACCCTGGCGGCCACCACTCTGGCACTGGCCGTCCAGGCGGGCACGTCAGCCCAGGCAGCCGAGCCGCCGCATGTGGCCGCGATCAGCCCGGCCCGCACCGCCAGCACCATTACTACCTCCGACGGGGTACAGCTCTACTACAAGGATTGGGGCCCAAAGAACGGCCCCGTGGTGACCTTCAGCCACGGCTGGCCACTGGACTCGGACAGCTGGGATGCGCAAATGATGTTCCTGGCCAGCCACGGATACCGTGTGGTCGCGCACGACCGACGTGGCCATGGCCGTTCCAGCCAGCCATGGGACGGCAACGACATGGATCACTATGCCGACGACCTGGCCACGGTCGTCAATACACTGGACCTCAAGGATGTGACCATGGTGGGATTCTCCACCGGTGGAGGCGAAGTAGCGCGCTACGTGGGTCGCCATGGTACCGGTCGGGTGCGGAAGATCGTGTTGATCAGTTCGGTAACGCCCTTCATGCTCAAGACGGCGGACAACGAAGGCGGCGTGCCGATTGAAGTGTTCGACGGCATGCGTAACGGGCAGCTGGAGAATCGATCGCAGTTGTTCAAAGACGTCCCTAGCGGCCCGTTCTACGGCTACAACCGCCCCGGTGCCAAGCCCAATCAGGCATTGATTGATTCTTGGTGGGCGCAGGGCATGCTAGGTGGAAGCAAGAGTACCTACGACTCGGTTGCAGCCTTCTCGGCTACCGATTTTCGCGGGGACCTGAAGAAAATTGACGTGCCCACGCTGGTCATCCACGGCGACGACGACCAAGTTGTACCCATCAACGTCGGCGGCCGCATGTCGGCCCAACTGATCAAGGGTGCCAAGCTGATCGTCTACCCTGGTGCACCGCACGGTCTCACCGCCACCCACCAAGACAGGGTCAACCAGGACCTGCTGGCGTTCCTGCTGCAACACTGA
- a CDS encoding DUF2955 domain-containing protein, translating to MSTDAMPPAAAGAVDVAGWRQACRMTAASAACLFLAKVMDWPYAAFFAVYPILLLGLVPVCNLRIFAQFGVSSPVAIMMSGMLAILGNVSPYLASLIFGLFAAGCFTLMAKGTWFLVGALSLVSTSILVHLASYPQIDGDMLKTAQLLATFVAIIASLLVHAAFPERRAAPAPPTPAPAERPQRIALGALCATASYIAFQLLDLPDSLSAQAATVLVLFPMTLSAGRRASWQRALGTLAGSACALASELLLHAHPGNLLLLLSLYVPGLLYFGLMHARERAGPAVGLAAATALAVLAGQLTPDGDIIGTSLYRFSSVAVALGTTLLFMFVVDTWLSALFRAGTAEERGRR from the coding sequence ATGTCTACTGACGCGATGCCACCTGCTGCAGCCGGTGCCGTCGATGTGGCCGGATGGCGCCAAGCCTGCCGGATGACGGCGGCCAGCGCGGCCTGCCTCTTTCTAGCCAAGGTAATGGACTGGCCCTATGCCGCGTTCTTCGCGGTTTACCCAATCCTGCTGTTGGGATTGGTACCCGTCTGCAACCTTCGCATCTTTGCCCAGTTCGGCGTCTCCAGCCCGGTAGCGATCATGATGTCAGGCATGCTAGCCATACTAGGGAACGTCTCGCCCTACCTAGCCAGTCTGATCTTCGGGCTCTTTGCAGCAGGGTGTTTCACGCTGATGGCCAAAGGAACCTGGTTTCTCGTGGGCGCGCTGTCGCTTGTTTCCACCTCGATTCTCGTCCACCTGGCAAGCTACCCACAGATCGACGGCGACATGCTTAAGACGGCGCAGTTGTTGGCCACGTTCGTCGCGATCATTGCTTCGCTGCTTGTCCACGCCGCTTTTCCCGAGCGTAGGGCAGCACCTGCCCCCCCGACGCCGGCACCTGCCGAGCGGCCGCAGCGGATCGCGCTGGGAGCACTCTGCGCGACTGCGTCGTACATCGCGTTTCAGCTGCTCGACCTTCCCGATTCGCTGTCTGCCCAAGCTGCGACGGTACTCGTACTGTTCCCCATGACGCTCAGCGCAGGGCGCAGGGCGTCGTGGCAGCGCGCCCTAGGCACGCTTGCCGGCTCTGCCTGTGCCCTTGCATCGGAGCTGCTGCTGCACGCGCACCCTGGAAACCTCCTGCTGCTGTTGAGCCTGTACGTTCCCGGCCTACTCTACTTCGGACTTATGCATGCGCGTGAACGCGCCGGACCGGCCGTTGGCTTGGCCGCGGCGACTGCGCTTGCTGTATTGGCCGGCCAACTTACTCCCGACGGAGACATTATTGGAACGTCGCTGTATCGGTTCTCGTCGGTAGCGGTGGCGCTAGGCACCACGCTACTTTTCATGTTTGTGGTGGACACTTGGCTGTCCGCACTCTTCCGAGCTGGGACCGCCGAAGAGCGCGGCCGTCGATGA
- a CDS encoding TetR/AcrR family transcriptional regulator C-terminal domain-containing protein: protein MYKPSPSPAVAISGYQKAILERLTEALQTGDASLSDPGSVAEAVGISRKEISAAFGCEGGMVLALAGHYASFLVAPLRACATAADMKVVLREFASRFVAANTGGALAQLYRLGLGESARSRESGNLFFQAGPAAVNEALGRFLRLAQDAGVVEPTDEREMASHLLALLRGGWHVADMLGWPCPERSDDDRVDIRRIVDLFCAGVCQEAPHAYAAA, encoded by the coding sequence ATGTACAAGCCATCTCCATCGCCGGCGGTAGCTATCTCGGGCTACCAGAAAGCTATTCTGGAACGGCTGACAGAAGCGCTGCAGACAGGTGACGCATCACTCAGCGACCCCGGCAGCGTCGCCGAAGCGGTCGGGATCTCACGAAAAGAGATATCTGCTGCTTTTGGATGCGAGGGCGGGATGGTGCTTGCCCTTGCCGGGCACTACGCATCTTTCCTCGTTGCACCGCTGCGCGCTTGTGCGACAGCGGCTGACATGAAGGTTGTGCTGCGAGAATTCGCAAGTCGCTTTGTCGCGGCTAACACGGGAGGGGCATTGGCGCAGCTTTATCGCCTGGGTCTCGGCGAGAGCGCGCGCAGCCGCGAATCGGGAAATCTGTTCTTCCAGGCAGGACCAGCGGCGGTCAACGAGGCGCTTGGACGCTTCCTTCGGTTGGCGCAAGATGCAGGTGTGGTGGAGCCGACGGATGAGCGGGAGATGGCCAGCCACCTGCTTGCACTGCTGCGCGGCGGGTGGCACGTGGCTGACATGCTGGGCTGGCCCTGCCCGGAGCGAAGCGACGATGACCGGGTCGACATTCGCAGGATTGTCGATCTGTTCTGTGCAGGAGTCTGTCAGGAGGCGCCGCATGCATATGCTGCCGCCTAG
- a CDS encoding LysR family transcriptional regulator, whose product MENSRHQQMLGDPLAGSFATTYSGIVAFIAVVTDGSFSKAANRLGIGRSAVSRSVQKLESQLDVRLFHRTTRSTTLTSDGNTFYASCHEGVERIVQALEEMRDLKAGPPRGRIRIQSTVGFGRRIVAPLLGAFQHEYPEVSVDLILNDQPVDFTVDRVDVAFLEGRLLDSQVIARRMVPMCVQTYASPGYLARRGTPMQLEDLARHDCVTLRLATGRIDEWEFNLDDRIQRMLPNAQVTFNDPELALQAVLDDHGVAQLPAYLAARPLASGLLVPLLDRYAVHDQGHYICYQSRQHMPSRTRAFVDFMADRIADGWLLPSQIATGAGVAFMRQECDAAVPQCDKAAVALPPRACADPLGQAFNSLSSD is encoded by the coding sequence ATGGAAAACTCTCGTCACCAACAGATGCTAGGCGATCCGCTGGCGGGCTCCTTCGCCACCACCTATTCAGGCATCGTGGCATTCATTGCGGTCGTCACAGATGGCAGCTTTTCGAAGGCAGCCAACCGGCTGGGCATCGGTCGGTCTGCGGTAAGCCGCAGCGTCCAGAAACTGGAGAGCCAGCTCGACGTACGCCTGTTCCATAGAACGACGCGATCAACTACGTTGACGTCCGACGGGAACACCTTCTACGCAAGCTGCCATGAAGGCGTCGAACGTATCGTGCAGGCGCTGGAGGAGATGCGCGACCTCAAAGCGGGCCCTCCTCGTGGGCGCATCCGGATTCAATCGACAGTCGGCTTCGGCCGGCGCATCGTTGCGCCCCTACTCGGGGCTTTCCAGCACGAATATCCTGAAGTGTCGGTCGATCTAATATTGAACGACCAACCGGTCGACTTCACCGTCGACCGGGTCGACGTTGCATTCCTTGAAGGAAGGTTGCTCGATTCGCAGGTGATTGCGCGCAGGATGGTGCCCATGTGCGTTCAGACCTACGCCTCGCCGGGCTACCTCGCACGTCGTGGGACGCCGATGCAGCTGGAAGACCTTGCCCGACATGACTGCGTCACGCTGCGATTGGCCACGGGCAGGATTGACGAATGGGAATTCAACCTTGACGACCGGATCCAGCGCATGCTGCCCAACGCACAGGTAACCTTCAACGACCCTGAGCTGGCACTGCAGGCGGTACTCGACGATCATGGTGTCGCGCAGCTTCCTGCGTACCTGGCGGCGAGGCCACTGGCGTCAGGGTTACTGGTCCCGCTTCTTGATCGGTACGCAGTTCATGACCAAGGCCATTACATCTGTTATCAGAGCAGGCAGCACATGCCATCTAGGACACGGGCGTTCGTAGACTTCATGGCTGATCGAATTGCAGACGGTTGGCTGCTGCCATCGCAGATCGCAACTGGCGCAGGCGTCGCGTTTATGCGACAGGAATGCGATGCAGCCGTGCCTCAATGCGATAAGGCCGCTGTTGCCCTTCCGCCCCGGGCCTGCGCGGATCCGCTGGGCCAGGCCTTCAATTCGCTTTCGAGCGATTGA
- a CDS encoding HlyD family secretion protein, translated as MNPEKRFRLWMSTCLAAAVAAFAYFLIADIHMPISADARLIYRVTQVSPEVNGRVVRVAVANNQRVQRGDLLFEIDPLVYRNAVQNAELQLEQAVQSNAELDAAIASAASQVNRAQAQYQDAEREHGRFRLLSKEGFVSRAALDKAEAQSVTASAELEAARAALQAAKVRRGSAGEQSLRLRLAHNALANSRIDLTRSKVTALEPGVVSNLQLEAGTYAQAGVPRLALVSTSPQLHADFREKSLRGVAAGTLAEVAFDALPGLVFKSEVTSLEPGIADGHIVADGRLASPDHSDRWLRDAERVRVNLRLLQSPPVQLMSGARATVQLHTGTGGVRLWLGHAQIQFVSYLHYVY; from the coding sequence ATGAACCCCGAGAAGCGTTTCCGTTTGTGGATGTCCACATGCCTGGCAGCCGCCGTGGCCGCCTTTGCCTACTTCTTGATCGCTGACATCCACATGCCTATATCGGCAGACGCACGCCTGATCTATCGCGTCACCCAGGTTTCTCCCGAAGTTAATGGTCGGGTGGTCAGGGTCGCGGTCGCGAATAACCAGCGTGTGCAGCGGGGTGATCTGCTCTTCGAGATTGATCCGCTCGTATACCGCAATGCCGTTCAGAATGCGGAGCTACAGCTTGAGCAGGCCGTCCAGAGCAATGCGGAACTGGATGCCGCAATCGCAAGCGCGGCCTCGCAGGTCAATCGGGCCCAGGCGCAGTACCAGGACGCCGAACGTGAGCACGGCCGCTTCCGGCTTCTGTCCAAGGAGGGCTTTGTCTCACGCGCGGCCTTAGACAAGGCCGAAGCCCAAAGCGTGACCGCAAGCGCCGAGCTGGAGGCCGCACGGGCCGCCCTGCAGGCCGCAAAGGTTCGTCGCGGTAGCGCCGGGGAGCAGAGCCTGCGGTTGCGGCTTGCCCACAACGCCTTGGCCAACAGTCGTATCGACCTGACCCGCTCAAAAGTGACCGCGCTCGAACCGGGTGTCGTCAGCAACCTCCAACTGGAGGCTGGCACCTACGCGCAGGCCGGTGTGCCCAGGTTGGCATTGGTCAGCACCTCCCCACAGCTCCATGCGGATTTCCGTGAAAAGTCCCTGCGAGGGGTTGCCGCAGGCACTTTGGCGGAGGTTGCGTTTGACGCATTACCGGGCTTGGTATTCAAGTCCGAGGTTACGTCGCTGGAGCCAGGCATCGCCGACGGCCACATCGTTGCAGATGGCCGCCTTGCCAGTCCTGACCATAGTGATCGCTGGCTGCGTGATGCTGAGCGGGTCCGTGTCAACCTCAGGTTGCTCCAATCTCCCCCTGTCCAGCTGATGTCGGGCGCCCGTGCAACCGTCCAGCTTCATACCGGGACTGGAGGCGTGAGGCTATGGCTTGGCCACGCCCAGATTCAGTTCGTCAGCTACCTGCACTATGTCTACTGA
- a CDS encoding bestrophin family ion channel produces the protein MHVSNTQRLLRLARRTSGGLVLVALYSTAVVALYRWTDGQWISFPWGLLAFPGLSLAVSTGFKAFHRRNHLASGEATWASIHATSRNWALLAHAALGDQGNAQTLVERHLVWLAALRRELRWNDTGEPVELTRGVDVRSGQQGAEGVLRLQSAALKSLRVEETLDPASFNALHSLLQQMQSQRVDAMRFREDPATGRHSIVDTVLLWSFGLLLPFGLLDAMSPLILFDDTFTATVACWVVVPLAALLQGMFLALHSLGSCKALPGDADHVTSAANAFQSLESELKAWPSGSAQARGGRATAALSH, from the coding sequence ATGCATGTATCCAACACTCAACGATTGCTGCGTCTCGCACGCAGGACAAGCGGGGGCCTAGTGCTGGTTGCCCTCTATTCCACGGCGGTGGTTGCACTGTATCGGTGGACGGATGGACAGTGGATCAGCTTTCCATGGGGCCTGCTGGCGTTTCCTGGGCTGAGCCTGGCCGTATCCACTGGGTTCAAGGCCTTCCATCGTCGCAACCATCTTGCCTCTGGAGAGGCGACCTGGGCATCCATCCATGCCACCAGCCGGAACTGGGCGCTGCTGGCCCACGCCGCACTGGGCGACCAAGGGAACGCACAAACCCTGGTTGAGCGCCATCTGGTATGGCTTGCAGCATTGCGTCGGGAGCTGCGATGGAACGATACAGGGGAGCCGGTCGAACTCACTCGGGGCGTGGACGTTCGCAGTGGTCAGCAAGGCGCGGAGGGAGTGTTGCGATTGCAGAGTGCGGCGCTCAAGTCGCTGAGAGTGGAAGAGACGCTGGATCCAGCGTCTTTCAATGCACTGCACAGCCTGCTGCAGCAGATGCAAAGTCAGCGGGTCGATGCGATGCGATTCAGAGAGGATCCGGCTACCGGACGGCATTCAATCGTCGACACCGTACTGCTGTGGTCCTTCGGCCTGCTTCTGCCCTTCGGCCTGCTCGATGCGATGAGTCCGCTGATACTGTTTGACGATACATTTACTGCCACAGTTGCGTGCTGGGTCGTGGTTCCACTCGCGGCGCTGCTCCAAGGAATGTTCTTGGCCCTGCACAGCCTCGGGTCATGCAAGGCCTTGCCAGGCGATGCGGACCACGTCACATCCGCTGCCAACGCCTTTCAATCGCTCGAAAGCGAATTGAAGGCCTGGCCCAGCGGATCCGCGCAGGCCCGGGGCGGAAGGGCAACAGCGGCCTTATCGCATTGA
- a CDS encoding TetR/AcrR family transcriptional regulator C-terminal domain-containing protein yields the protein MHMLPPRPQRRSALATRGGQYSAPALGINVDQDGAPISSPAVEWFVCFVPGLRKQWWHSFAHARYKHVYAMRPLGGGEWLIVEPWWTRMMIRVLTLDQAMRYLRWGAAGAIMCATEHVPGNASQMRGWANCSVLVAFLLGRGYRTWTPNGLRVRLAAEPGTSRVELPEFLAGYTRQLAQEEMRAALTGMHRMQGESLEESLKRAGRDLMGYLVHPSMISLCRAFIVEAPHFPAAAHVFWRQGPGRVTAAFAGIFLGAINAGGLADGSASQAARSFVSMLCGDLYLEALFGDSSAVSPERIATHVDSVVRVFMNGWGPGAMDLPG from the coding sequence ATGCATATGCTGCCGCCTAGGCCGCAGCGCCGCAGTGCATTGGCAACGCGGGGCGGCCAATACTCCGCGCCGGCGTTGGGAATCAACGTAGACCAGGACGGTGCCCCGATTTCTTCCCCTGCAGTGGAGTGGTTCGTGTGCTTCGTGCCTGGGTTGCGCAAGCAATGGTGGCATAGCTTTGCGCATGCAAGGTACAAGCATGTATATGCAATGCGCCCGCTCGGGGGCGGTGAATGGTTGATCGTTGAGCCATGGTGGACGCGGATGATGATCCGGGTCCTCACCCTCGATCAGGCGATGAGGTACCTGCGCTGGGGTGCGGCCGGCGCCATCATGTGCGCTACCGAGCACGTTCCCGGGAATGCAAGCCAGATGCGTGGCTGGGCCAATTGCAGCGTACTGGTCGCCTTCCTGCTCGGGCGGGGCTACCGGACCTGGACACCGAATGGCCTTCGGGTTCGTCTGGCCGCGGAGCCCGGAACTTCGCGGGTGGAGTTGCCCGAGTTCCTGGCGGGATACACCCGCCAGCTCGCCCAGGAGGAGATGCGCGCGGCCTTAACCGGCATGCATAGGATGCAGGGCGAATCGCTCGAAGAGTCCCTGAAGCGTGCAGGCAGGGATCTAATGGGCTACCTAGTGCATCCTTCCATGATCAGTCTGTGCAGGGCGTTCATCGTGGAGGCGCCACACTTCCCTGCGGCCGCGCATGTGTTCTGGCGGCAGGGTCCAGGGCGCGTCACGGCGGCGTTTGCGGGGATTTTCTTAGGCGCAATCAATGCAGGGGGGCTGGCCGATGGCTCTGCAAGCCAGGCAGCGCGTTCATTTGTTTCGATGCTTTGCGGCGACCTGTACCTCGAGGCATTGTTCGGGGATTCTTCGGCAGTCTCTCCTGAGCGGATTGCTACGCACGTAGATTCGGTCGTTAGGGTATTCATGAATGGGTGGGGCCCTGGGGCCATGGATCTGCCTGGGTAG